In Rutidosis leptorrhynchoides isolate AG116_Rl617_1_P2 chromosome 2, CSIRO_AGI_Rlap_v1, whole genome shotgun sequence, one genomic interval encodes:
- the LOC139887813 gene encoding uncharacterized protein: protein MARLNVSMDVWYGGQLSEDWKMYLDGQCKSFESLDITYWDTGVCSTTYTNMLTSRPRILLGVIQKPISSSLSRPKKMLGPSKLKGPVLPHWLHTLISGPDVGSLSSKSYELVETLRKSKVGILCVQETRWKGQEAVNIDDYRLWFSGSTVARNGVGIIIRHPYKDNIVGVGRCSDRIMSIRLVIREETYMVISAYAPHAGLGEEEKRSFWDSLDEVVRSCPADHRLLIGGDLNRHIGTDSDGYTGVHGGFGYGVRNEEGRSILDFAVAHDLVVTNSFFRKTEAQLATLHIGGHSTQIDYILLRKGNLRRRVTRCVRPVQPKILWKNLNGVKAETFKALVMERVEVGVDTVNHGDADQMWNSLASTIRDVAKEALGVAVRTSRGHKS from the exons atGGCGCGTTTAAATGTTTCAATGGATGTTTGGTACGGGGGTCAACTAAGCGAAGATTGGAAGATGTACTTGGACGGGCAGTGTAAGTCGTTCGAGTCACTCGATATCACCTACTGGGACACGGGCGTTTGTTCGACTACATACACGAACATGTTGACTTCGAGGCCTCGAATTTTGCTTGGTGTGATCCAGAAACCGATAAGTTCGAGTTTATCACGACCGAAAAAAATG TTGGGCCCCAGCAAATTAAAGGGCCCTGTTCTTCCGCACTGGTTGCACACGCTCATCTCCGGGCCTGATGTAGGATCTTTGAGTAGCAAATCCTATGAGCTGGTAGAGACCTTACGTAAGAGTAAAGTAGGCATTTTGTGTGTTCAAGAAACCAGATGGAAGGGTCAAGAGGCGGTTAATATTGATGACTACAGGTTATGGTTTTCGGGTTCTACGGTAGCTAGAAACGGGGTAGGAATCATTATAAGACACCCGTATAAGGATAATATTGTGGGTGTAGGTAGGTGTAGTGATAGGATTATGTCGATTAGGTTAGTTATCCGGGAGGAGACTTACATGGTCATTAGCGCGTACGCACCTCACGCTGGTTTGGGTGAAGAAGAAAAAAGAAGCTTTTGGGATTCGTTAGATGAAGTTGTGAGGAGTTGCCCCGCTGACCATCGTTTACTTATCGGGGGAGACCTTAATAGACATATAGGAACGGATTCTGACGGATATACGGGTGTCCATGGGGGCTTTGGGTACGGTGTTCGAAATGAAGAAGGACGCTCTATCCTCGATTTCGCCGTTGCCCACGATTTAGTTGTTACAAATTCTTTTTTCAGGAAGACGGAAGCTCAACTAGCAACTTTACACATCGGGGGCCATAGTACCCAGATTGACTATATATTGCTTCGCAAAGGGAACCTTAGG AGGCGGGTTACTAGGTGCGTTAGACCTGTCCAACCTAAGATACTATGGAAAAATCTGAATGGAGTGAAAGCCGAAACTTTTAAAGCTTTAGTTATGGAAAGAGTTGAGGTAGGAGTGGATACTGTTAATCATGGTGACGCAGACCAGATGTGGAATAGTTTGGCATCCACTATTAGAGATGTGGCCAAGGAAGCCTTAGGTGTGGCAGTACGGACATCGAGAGGACACAAGTCATAG
- the LOC139887811 gene encoding uncharacterized protein, whose translation MEAIHIIRSVMEKYREMQKGLEMVFLDLEKAYDCVLRKLIWKTLIVRDDIALLAKSKEEFNRRLEQWREALEQNGLRISRQKTEYLSCHFARTEDEHNVGVNINIGDQILHLQDSFRYLSSVLHKSGRIDEDVTYRIKVDWLKWRAA comes from the exons ATGGAGGCAATTCATATTATAAGAAgtgttatggagaagtatagggaaatGCAGAAGGGCCTAGAGATGGTCTTCTTAGACTTAGAAAAGGCCTATGATTGTGTTCTGCGAAAGTTGATCTGGAAGACCCTTATTGTTAGAG ATGATATTGCGCTTTTAGCGAAATCCAAGGAAGAGTTTAATAGAAGACTTGAACAATGGAGAGAGGCCTTAGAACAAAATGGTCTACGGAtcagtagacaaaagacggaatatcttagtTGTCATTTCGCCAGGACGGAGGATGAACATAATGTTGGAGTGAATATCAACATCGGGGACCAGATCTTGCATCTGCAAGATTCGTTTAGATATCTAAGCTCGGTcctccacaaatcggggaggattGACGAGGACGTGACCTATCGTATTAAGGTTGACTGGTTAAAGTGGAGAGCAGCTTAA
- the LOC139887812 gene encoding uncharacterized protein: MAEERYREAKREAKKAVARAKDKAYEVLYKKLDSKEGANDIYRIAKARERRRRDIDNIKFIKDEVDQTIVKEEEIRKRWEGRISQGEVKSALRKTGRNKAVGPDQIPIEAWRCLGEDGVRWLTCLFNKTLRSYKMPTEWRLSEIIPIYQNKRYAQIAVIIEA, translated from the exons ATGGCAGAAGAGAGATATAGAGAAGccaaaagagaagctaagaaggctgtTGCACGAGCAAAAGATAAGGCATATGAAGTCTTGTATAAGAAACTAGACTCTAAAGAAGGAGCAAATGATATCTACAGGATTGCAAAAGCTAGGGAACGTAGGAGGAGGGATATAGATAACATCAAATTTATCAAAGATGAAGTCGATCAAACCATAGTGAAGGAAGAAGAAATTAGAAAAAGATGGGAAGG GAGGATCAGTCAGGGTGAGGTAAAATCGGCACTACGAAAGACGGGCAGAAACAAAGCTGTGGGACCAGACCAGATTCCTATAGAGGCGTGGAGGTGCCTTGGTGAAGATGGTGTTAGATGGTTGACGTGTCTTTTCAATAAGACACTTAGAAGTTATAAAATGCCTACAGAATGGAGACTCAGTGAGATTATCCCAATCTACCAAAATAAAAGGTATGCTCAAATCGCGGTAATTATAGAAGCATAA